One part of the Quercus lobata isolate SW786 chromosome 7, ValleyOak3.0 Primary Assembly, whole genome shotgun sequence genome encodes these proteins:
- the LOC115951679 gene encoding uncharacterized protein LOC115951679 encodes MSNLPSAYSNSPKHTPTLMRALQALQTTTFPPHHQVLCIPLYLSPYSLYLPKASSLKRLLPSTKATKKKNTSAKGKDKGKEEEEEEDDDEDEQEMKYLALDYSQEDFGDDSDTYASWSP; translated from the exons ATGTCAAACCTTCCTTCCGCCTATTCTAACTCCCCAAAACACACCCCAACTCTTATGAGAGCACTCCAAGCACTCCAGACAACAACATTCCCTCCCCACCACCAGGTCCTATGCATCCCCCTCTACCTTTCCCCATATTCCCTCTACCTCCCCAAGGCTTCGTCTCTGAAGAGGTTGCTCCCTTCAACTAAAGcgacgaagaagaagaacactTCAGCTAAGG GGAAGGATAAAGGcaaagaagaggaggaggaagaagatgatgatgaggatgagcaAGAGATGAAGTATCTGGCTCTAGACTATTCCCAAGAGGACTTTGGGGATGACTCAGATACCTATGCTTCGTGGTCTCCTTAA